A window of Magallana gigas chromosome 8, xbMagGiga1.1, whole genome shotgun sequence genomic DNA:
TTGATAAGATGGCCGCAGTTTGTAAATTTTCCGAACTTGAGACATTCTGAAAATTAGCCATTTGTTCAGAAAACTAGCGTTTGACAAGGATAACGTTGAAAGGCTTAGGCTGGTTTGTTAAGCCAAGAACTGGTTCAAGTGAAGGCAGACAATTTGAGTTCTCTGGTTTTAACTCAAACTTTTGAAGAAATCTTGTCACGAAAAGGAATAGTTCCATTTTAGCGAGGTATTCCCCTACACATGACCTTTGGCCTGttaatataataaacaataataatacatgtttaatatttctgtattttcgaaaaaaatatcatctaaTGAAATGCTATGCTGTCGACATATATTACAATGATAAAGAATTGATATTTTTCACCTGTTGAGAAAGGAATGAGCTTTTCCTTCGGCTCCCCAGTGCATTTTCCATCTTTATCCAAAAACCGCTCTGGTTTGAACTTTGAAGGCTCTGGAAAGATATCTTGATCCATCAACACAGAATCTAATGCAAAGCAGACGCAAATTCCTTTTGGAAAATTATATCCATTGTAACAGAAATCTTTTTTTGGAGCACGCGGAATTGCAAAGGGTGCAATATTTGCATGGCGTTGAACTTCTAAAATGAAAGCTTCAACCCTCGGTAATTGCTCTTTGTGTTCCATTTTTGGATGACTCTGAGCGAGAAGCGCATCGATATCTTCTCTGAGTTTTCTCTGCCATTCGGGATGATGAATTAAGAACAACACTGCCCATCTTAAGGTTGTCGCCGTAGTTTCAGTTCCTGCGCCAAAGAATTCTCGCACGCTGATTATGAGCTGTTCATCTGTAAAATGGaaaaatgtaaactgaaaaagataaaaataaaacccagGGGAAATGAAGCTAAAATATACCTATGTTTAAACTATACAATTCTGACATATCTCTGATAAGGAGCCAGATACACAATTGGATTCACGTGTTTCTATTGAGATAATAAAAAAGTAGTATATCGCTACACACTTTGCTAATTAAACACGTCTGCTTAACTTGCTATGGGTTACCTGTAAATGTTGAATTCTTTTTCTGTGTCTGTTCAAATAGAAAACCATCTACATAATCATTAATATTGTTTTCGTCAAAATGTCGCCTGTGCTCTTCGATTATTTCTTTTGTGAATGCATCAATATCTCGGAAACTTTTCTCCATGTTGTGAAAACCTGACCCCGGCAGAAAGCGAAGCAATGGAAAAACGAAAGCTGGTGAAGATGGATTGGTAGaagcaaacattttatttagcaGTTTAATCAAGTTCTTGAATTTGGTATCATCGTGGTCAAACCTCTTGCCAAACAATAGGGAACAAATAACATTAGAAACGGCGGTGTTTAAAGCGTGATGAATGTCAAAtggtttgttttcaaatttgtcTACTTCGTCCATAAGACAATCTACTTCTTCCATGATTTGACCTTGCAAAGAGTGTTTCCCAAATCCGAGTTTTTTCATTGTTGTCAGAGCAAACGCTCTATGCTCTTCCCAAACTGGACCAGAAGACCACATCAAACCTAAAACAGTAGCATAAGGGTTAAAGGCTTTCAATAAagtcgattttttaaaattcttatttcaTTATGTGTGAACAAAGAAGtttttacaacaacaaaaaaatgaatgataatttgatatttcaagTGGTATTTAAAACTTACAAGGCCTTCGTGTACACACAGATGTAAATGACTTTGCAAAACTATATACACGAGTTATTCTAAAGGTAGGGATAGCACATGCATactgatttattaaaaaaagaagaggaATGACATGCATCATCAGTTGAAAGAAAATACTAGTATTAAGAAGATATCAGAAATACAAACTCAGGTGTTTAgtaaagcaaataaaatttgaaatgatagTTATACCTTTCCCTTTGTTAAAAACTCCATTTATAATTGTAATGGGTCGCTCCAAAAACATGTCTACATTTTTTACCAGTAATTCCCGAATATTGTCGTATCCATGAACTGTTATCATCGGTTTGTGGAAGAACATTACAGTGTAGATGTCACCATATTGCTTTCTGAGTTTCCGGTTGGCTTGTACCGCATCTGAAGGTTTGAATAGTCCAACATTCCCGATGAAGGGGTAACATGTCGGGCCTGGAGGCAATCCCTTGGGTCGTCCCGTATATCTCCAAATCAGAGCGATCAGTACCACTACAATGGCTACCGTCACCCACATTTGAACAGTTCGTAAAGAGAAAACTTTCTATGCACAACTAAATGTAAATGTTTACAGTCTTCCTGTCTGGCCGATGTTGTGCCTTGATAACAAATTCCTTTATGCTTGAAGTATGCCCGTTTCCTGATCAAAAGAAACTAGGTCATGTGTTATAATATTACGCAGTTTAAAATTCGGCAtacttaaattaaagttttaaaataaatagatataattaatataaaaatcatcTACATTCTCTCCTTTACCTTTTTTATTTGACATGCATATTCTAATTCTTTGACGTTCCTTAGCTATCATTCTGATATATTTAGTATTTcctttcatatatatattaaatacaaataaagaacaTACAATAAAACAGCTCTAACTAACGGTATCATAATATCGGTAAATGTTCATCTTTGTTTTATCATCTCCATCATTTTTCCTATTTTGAATAGGGTTCTCtttcttatatttatttgtagatATATACCTGAACCAAAAATGCTGTGTTGGTTGATCCTCATTGTTAAAGTAATTCATGAATACCGCactttaatttcaaaacattttttaaaaaaccgttATTCAATTCAACACccagcaacccccccccccccaaaaaaaaaatataaaaaaggttttaaggtttttttaatcaaaaaatagAGAAGTATTCTTTCGGGTTTTTCAATCGAACGTTTTGAGAAGGagaagaaatatttcaaatttttaatgtggaaatgaaattatcaactgctggataaaagattttagatcAAGGGcgttaaatttcataatttgatgaaaaatagGAAGAACTTACCCTTAAAAAATTGTCGGGATAAtgttattatgattttttgtaAGGTGTGTTTACAGTTTTAGATGAACGTGGATATATATCAAAGCTTTCAtgtcataaaaccaggtatcgttgtcgtaaGTATTGtgaaccaaagaaattaaataaaataaatctcattaaacctttaaaagcaataaccataagcaggaacgtatatactaacgggatgggcagcttctacattcgccatgtttacttcccatgctatcacgcgagccttgaaaagtttgtaaaactattttaaaagcAATCTGGTTAGACCATTGTTGGcgaggcactgtactcgagaacttgtgtctcaatttgttaaaagcaccggatgatttaccaaagatcacacatgtgttttcttttaaagtttatatttacaagcactgcgattggatcagctactcgcagctgcagccaatcataaaacggagctcgTCACCGAGTTGTcgcaatgaaatccgccaagggtttatggggagcaaagtggaccgaaaacccttggctagcgaagatggatTTTGCATGGTGAATTCGTAATCATTGATTTCCTTTATCAATTACCATATCACTGCTAGCTTAATTGGTTTTATCGAAACCAACTGAGTTTATTAaactaaaatctttttaaatagcATATGTATATTGCCTATATAAGTTTCACTGATTTTAATAACATAAAGTTACAATTAAACCACCTTTAATTTCTCCAATTCCTTTTAGAGTGCACGAAATTATTTCAATGTATGGTTTAATTTGCTTAAGGAAGATAAATGCTTCTGATCAAGGGCATTGTAAATTGGGTTGATGTTCTTTCTTTCACTTTTAAATTTCAAGTGTGTCATACTAATATTGGATATGAATACAGAGTTCTTTAATGTTGTCGACAATGTCATTACCAAATGCATTCTTCTATTTATACTGATTTATATAAATGGGGTATTGCATGTTTGAAAACGGTATTATCTTTGTGTGATATAGGTTGTTTATTCAATCCatcatgacaaaatttgaatggtaattttgtaaatgtaatttaaagggTACCTATTGCAAgtggaaaaaaaagtataagaAATGTTGCTTATTACCAATTCTATACggatatattttatgatatattaatatttattaagttAGCTGTAAATTAACTACTCTTATGAGTGTCTAATTTACAGCCAAAACAATTTTGTctattttatcaacaaaattacAAAACGATTCATATAAAATACTCAAGACTGTTTATCTGTattcaaaaaaatgaaacctTATTTCAAAGGATTTTTAAACGATCAATTGCAGCAAACTTTGAAGAATATTTTCACATTTCTTGCCCAGTTGCTTTTTATTTGTGCAGTCTAACTCGAAAAATCCCACAGTAatgttgtaaaataaacaattgaACATGCTATGCAATTTACcgaatatataaaaatacaacaaagTAATAAATGCTTGCAATCCCTTATGTATAGAAACAAGATACAATGCCAGGTGAATGAATATTTATGCATTTCGTTcatttctatatttatttactattgaagtaattttgtaagttttgtttGCAACTTGGCTTtgaattacaattttaaacGAGCATTTACAATCAGAAGACAGGTGTGTAAACAAAGTATATGTCTTACCTTTATACAAAGTGTGGGAAACTGATCAACTTGCTATACTTTATTATTACCCTTAGTTATCAACATAATAGAATGATACAATAAGTAAGTCTAAATTAGATTAATACAAACAATATGATTTCCTTTTCTCATGAGTCAGATGTTATATGCAAATGATTCAATGGTAAGCAAggtcttaaaggggcatggtcacgattttggtcaaattctgttttttctatttttattattgaaaatgctttagaaatgcatttctaattatcaaatgaaatttgagagtcattcgtggagttaaaagcaagatacatggctgacaattctttgtcatgtaaacaaggctcgtgccctgtttttatttacatacgaTCAACATgccagtaaaatatttttaaacctgATCATGATTTGttgatctttttatttattataagcAAAGAGTTTCTAATtcttaacacattcatttttgtctaaaattagaattttcactgtaaacaaacgctttctttacatagcaaagaatttcaagctctaaCTTGCTTATAGTTCAACGAAttactcaaatttcggttgcctattaagaatgctttattgaagcattgtaaatattaaaatcgggaatttttttttgactaaaatcatgaccatgtccctttaagttTATGGTAATCAATAAAGGGCGAAGTTTACAGTATTCAACCTATTAACATTTAAGTCAACCAATATTTAAAGGAACAAATAAGCATACAAAGACGTCCACATCAAAGATCTCTTTGCATGTTATTTTGGTCATACAAAGAATTTTAGACTACATGCCAACACACTgaaatgtggtgataacgaacaatgttctaaatcaaaagtccaaaggaaaacACAGAAatcaggagcagagcaaacatggacctataaaaaaattaaaaggcatGATCAGGTGCCAttgaggagtaagcatcctctgctgactaGACCACCGAAATTTCATCACAATATCGAACTGGAAGCAAACATAATAGGTCCGATCataatttatagaataaaaCAGAATTTAAGGTGCattctttaaagattttttctgaACAGTTTCTATGCATGTAAAATAACTAAGGTTATCCGAAAATATGTATCTTTAATCTTGCCCGTGTAGGTTGTAATGTATAAAGTATGTCTAAGAATCAAGCAAAAAATCCAGGAAAGAAAAACTCATATAAATAAGCACATAAATAGAGAAACACACAAAATAcgtaaataatttcaaattttagtcTTTAATGGCACATAACACGGAGGTTAGCCTCATTTTCTTCACACGCCTTTTCAGAGTAGTTTTAGCTTTTTTcggtcattttttttcaagctgTCCTTTCAAGGAAATGAGCAGGCAAAAGTTATTTATATAATCAATATCGAATGGATTAATGTGAATAGATAAATATA
This region includes:
- the LOC105333815 gene encoding cytochrome P450 2C44 yields the protein MWVTVAIVVVLIALIWRYTGRPKGLPPGPTCYPFIGNVGLFKPSDAVQANRKLRKQYGDIYTVMFFHKPMITVHGYDNIRELLVKNVDMFLERPITIINGVFNKGKGLMWSSGPVWEEHRAFALTTMKKLGFGKHSLQGQIMEEVDCLMDEVDKFENKPFDIHHALNTAVSNVICSLLFGKRFDHDDTKFKNLIKLLNKMFASTNPSSPAFVFPLLRFLPGSGFHNMEKSFRDIDAFTKEIIEEHRRHFDENNINDYVDGFLFEQTQKKNSTFTDEQLIISVREFFGAGTETTATTLRWAVLFLIHHPEWQRKLREDIDALLAQSHPKMEHKEQLPRVEAFILEVQRHANIAPFAIPRAPKKDFCYNGYNFPKGICVCFALDSVLMDQDIFPEPSKFKPERFLDKDGKCTGEPKEKLIPFSTGQRSCVGEYLAKMELFLFVTRFLQKFELKPENSNCLPSLEPVLGLTNQPKPFNVILVKR